GAAAAAAGTGCATTGTGATTGATCTTTGGGaaccaaataaaaacaaaatgatcacCTCAGTTTGTGTGATTAGTTCTCTTTTAGGGATAGGTTGTGAGTCTCACAGTTTTTAAAACCACAGCTTCTCATGTGATTTGATTTATCAGTATTCCCCAAAGTGGTAAACGTATCACAAAGATAACAGATTCTTTAACATTTTCAAAGGAAACAAACTGGCTTAGTTCTTTACAGAagtcctttctttttttggagaTCCGGAAAATGAACTAGAATGATGATTTGCCAATTGGGTCCCAAATGTCTCAAATTTCTGTTAGATCGAAACCCGACTATTTTTTCACCCAATTCTTTATTGTCTTATGCTTATTCTTGTTTTTGGTTGGGCAGTTATATACTGGAATTTGACGATGATGAGGAAGAGGGAGCCTTGCCTCAAAGGGTAGTACCCTTCCACAAGGTGGTTGCTCTGCCTGATGGACATCGTCAATGAATTCATGCTGTTTATAGCCTTGTATAAATCTAACCTGTTATGTAGCATTTTTAACCTGACCTTTAACGTGGCCTCTGTTTTTCTTATGGTCATTTGGAGATGGTTTTGTAATATCTTCACTTTTTATGTTATATAGCATATTTATTCCTTCCAGCTGTGTGCAACAATGTAATGGTAAGCTAGgctatatttgtttttttattttatattttcactaTAAATTACTTTCGCTTCTTATAAAATCTTCTAGGACAAAATTTCAAGGTCAATGGACTCCTAACTGTTATGATCAAATTCCAATTTATACGAAATAGTTTAAGATTAATAACATTATTATATCcgtttcttttgttaaaaaaactacTATGAATTCACCAAATCCCTCCAACACCTTCCTTTCATTTGTCCCTCAAATCGCAATCATTTTCATAGTCAAAGACACGAGGGATAAGATAAGAATACggttttgatactatgttaaacaCTAATCATTCTTAAAAGCTAAATGACAGAAAATAGTAAAATTAATagagagaaatgataaaaatcatttttcgtcccttttttttttttttttttaacctatctCTGAATAGTGAATGAGTAAACCAATCATTGAATTTTTAAGACCTATATATAagtttcataaatttaatgataaatttgtaaaatagaTGACTGAGAGAATGATGTGTACCATGactctttaattaatattttgacaaTTGTCAAGTTTGGGACAATCATCGTACATGAAGTGTGTtgttattccaaaagcttaaattaataagaaaaatgaatttaatcaaattaatattataacacttcTTCCTCAATAAGGAGTATTCaagacgtaaaatatttaattaaaataagaggtAAATTATGGAGATATGGTTGACACTTAAGACAtttgctctgatactatgttgaATCAacaattatcttaaaaacttaaactaataaaaaaaatgacaaagttaatcatttaaataatattctaacatgcCAAGAGACGGGGTTAAGATTATTGTGCCGGTGGCTTGTGGATGGGTATTCTGGTTGCCCATCCTAGGGCCAATGATGGAGTTTAGGCAAATAAAGGCAATATGGTACAACAAAGACGAGCAATGAAGATCACACTCTATTATATTAGGCATAATGCAGCATGATGCTGATGATAGCTTGTTGGCTTTTCCAGTTCAAAAAGGCATCAATAAACAAGGGGCTTCTTGACAAGTTAACATTAGCACAATGAAAAAAAGTAATGCAAGTCTCAGACTAGTTTTGGAAATCTTAAGCATAATAATGGAATCGAAAGAAAGTTTCACAGTGGAGATCATAAGACTAAATTAGCTGCCCATTTGCAAATACTGTGATAGACCAATTTTGCTTCTCTAGTTTTTGATAAGCAACTGAGGCAAATGCCATGATTCAAAAACACAGTGGATGAGCTTAAGATTCTGGTTTCTATCTGGTAGAGATTGAACTTGTCAAGacttcaaaattttattcttGTGATACTCCTATAGTACTAATTCCCGATGTTTTTACTCATGCTAACGCCTTTGACATGCTTGGGTAATTGGAATTGGTGGGTCTGACAGGGAACCATTAAGTATATGATTAGCAAACCATTGGCTAGCTGCCTGAGAGTAGTGTACGCCATCCCAGCTAATATACTGTGAAGGGTTTCCACAAGAAGCACCATAGACTTCAATACCATTTATAATTGCTTTTGTCCCACACCAGACATGGCTGTAGTTCACATGATACCCACAGCAGACCTTCAGAGGATCGGCAAATCCTGTAAAAGAAGTAacttttgtaaaataattgacCCTTTTCCTTTGAATGATTGTTACAATAGCCTTAAGGTAGAAACCCAATTGCAAGCTTTTCACAAGCAAGATGGTAAACTTTAGAGGAATATGGAAGTGATTAAATAATGCAACAATGATTATTATAAATACCTTCACTCTTTGCATTGCTGATTAGTCCATACTTTGCAGCATAGACATCCACATATGTTATTGCTGCATTTGGTAGCTCTGCCTTCAGTTTGATCACTCTGTCCTTGAGCTGCCTGTTGAACTCTACAGCCATGACATTTTGATTCTTGACACAGCCATGCTCGTCAAGGAAGCCAGGCGGTGGATTAAGCGTGTAAAACTGGTTCACTGGCAAGCATCCAATAGGCCCTGTGTTGTGTATCCAAAATGCCCTCCCCCCTTGTTTATATATGTGCTGAAAGTAATCAATTACAGTCGCCACCTCCATTAAAAACATGTTCAATTCTCACAATCTTCTTATTTAAGCAATCCTTTTAACATTGTTACTCACCTGGACTGCTGTGGCTAATTGGTTGACAATGTCTGGCATTGCTGAACGAAGTTGGTCGAAGCTCATCTTTCGAAAACCGACGGAAAGATCATTCTGGCCGATGTCAAATGTGTAAAGAGCCTTGGAGAAGTCCTCGGGCCTTGGTAGATTGCTTCTTTCAGCGGGTGTCTTGGCTGGAGATCATAAACAAGTAATATTAGTACCAAGAAAGATGGAAGTTGAAGCATATTTAAGGGAAGGACCTTGGTTGTAGAGATCACTGGTGCGTGCTTTGAACTGTTCAAACTGCACAATCTGGATGTCAAGAGAGAATGGACTAATCCCATATTCGAATATGGTCTCGTTTTGCCTTCTAATGGTTGATCCTCCCGTGGCAAAATTTGCACCATGCCGGTAATTTGTTGCCAGTGAATTCAAGTATGCACTCAAGTATGGTAGCCTCAGGTGCTCAGCTGTGCATAGAATTACTCAATTTAAGTGCTTTATCAGAAAAGACAACCGCCCTGAATCTATGCTTTTTACTAAGGAATGAAAGAGAGGGAGATGGTGTAGAAATGTTTGTACCTATGAAGTCTATGAGGAGGCGGCCATCTGAGTCCCTTCCAGCCAGTTTATGAAAGAATCCCTCACCATATGGCGCACGAATGGGTTCAAATGCTGCTGATATGCCGCCAGTGTCTGAATTTGAGTCCCCAAAGTTGTAGATTGCTGGAAACTCACAAGTTGTTGAGCCTTTCAGCACCTCACCTCCCGCACCCAGAACACAAAAAACCAAGAACCCATTTACCAATACTCTCCTAACCTCCATTCTGAGTTCAGCCCAACTGGCGCTCATGCTAGACCACTCTCATTTATAGGAGCCAATAACCAGAGGGCAGAGACATAGTTCACTGTTATCCACTTGCTCATCTTCTCGGATATGGGACATAAGGAAGCAGATATTCATGAGCGTCACGTGCTCTCAGATTTTACCACTGACTTTTCCTCATTAATTTGTCTTCTTTTAGCGGTTAAATCTGCTGGTCAAACTTGGTTCCTTTTCACATAATGCTCTGCCTATTGCATATCCCGTCTAACTGATAAATGTTCAAACTTTATGCAATTTTATTGCGCGggatataaaaatatattctccAACACGATTATGTATCGGTTATAAAAACTGGCAAGCatcttcatttattatttttagctaCACCCTCCAAAGCATCTACTGCTAGAGAGTGCCTAAAATGAAGTGAGCAATGGTGATAAACGAAGCATACCCAACATATTGATGTTGACCTTCTGATTAATATTGGGAACAAGATTCGAGATTGGAGAAAAGGGTGACAGTGACTATGGCAACCAGGACAAGCGTAGGCCAACACATGTCCACTAACATCTTGTGGCTTTGAAGAAGCACCGTCAAAGAAATAAATCTTTTTTCTCTATGGGGccgaagaaaaaaagagaagtcgGTGATGGGTGTCTCTGTCCTTGTGCATGATCGATTATACTATAATAGTGGGCGATGGTTGTCGGTATAGGTGAACGCGGACAAGAAATGATTGAAAAAGATCTTGATTTGCGCAATCGGCGGATAGAGATGAGATCATCAATCGTCTCCTCTGAACTCACCTGCATTCTATTTGGACCAATGAAAGTAATGCACCATTTTGTAGTCAAGGATGCAAGCCCAAGATTTAATGGGTTCCACACTTCCATGTCGAACCTCTCATTGTTGCCATTTAGAAATTGTTAGGCACCTTTTCGTTGGGTTTTGCTACCTGGGCTGTAATGAAGTCCAACGGGGGCTTCTTTCCTTTTGGATATGCAGACAGACCAAAACTTTTGGGTATTACTATTTTCCTCCCGAGTAATGCTAtgtactatatttttattcttctaaaatttttctaaagctgatgtggcttttaaaatcatcatttgatcaaaattcaaatatcattcatctaaaatttaatggtgattttaaaaatcacatcagctttaagaggattttaggaggataaaaaaatggtacatAGCGTTACTCTTCTCTCCCTATTATGTGTTTTTCCACTTTTTGGTACTGATATTTGCTTACCAAGAATTCCCATTTttcctttacatttttttctttggttggtTGCCAAGAAAAGCATAGAGGTAATTTGACAATCAACCTTAAACATCACTTGACAATGTGAATGAAAATTTTACACTTTTCGAATACAGGCTACTCTGGCAATGCTGCACTCTTTTCTAAGGCCATTTGGTGAAAATGAACTAATGTTAATCAATCGAAGTGTTTCTCACGTCAATACAAAAATtgggtgatatatatatatatatattgatcacaCAGATTGACCCTTATGACATGCATGTGTGATTGGCACCGGCGGGTCCGAGAATGAACCGTTGACTATATGATTAGCAATCCAATGATTTGCAGCCTCAGTGTAGTGTACGCCATCCCAGCTAATATACAAGGAAGGATCTTCACAAGAACCAGCATACACTTCACTGCCATTTATCTTTGCCTTGTTCCCACAATACACATGGCTGTCATCCTCGTGATAACCACAGCAAATGTTTCTTGCATCAACAAATCCTGCAAAACCCCAGCAGTTAATCtcattgggattttttttttttttttataattttttttttattgtttattggaTGGTGGCATTTCATTTTCATGTGACAAGTAGCAgagataacatttttttaataaagggaaTGAGGATCCGATGTTCTTAGGCAGGCTGTGTGAATTGTAGCCTAATAAGAGCAAGGGAGGCTACAATAGGGATTATGTGATTTGCACATTAACTATATCAACAAGTATTATTACCTTGCTTCTTTGCATTGCCGATTAGTTTATACTTTGCTGCAAAGACATCCACATATGTAAAGGCAGCATCAGGTAGCTGTTCCCTTAGTTTGATGACAGCACTCTTAAGCTTCCTATTGAACTCTTTAGCCATGTCATTTTGAGCTATGACGCATCCATGTTGGTCAAGAATGCCAGGCATTGGGCGGTGGTAGTGGTGTTGGGTCACTGGCAAGCAGCCAATGGGGCCTGTGTTATGTATCCAAAATGTTCTTGCCCCATTTTGGTACAGATGCTGAAAAAGATTTAAAGAGTTGATTTTGAGCCATAACACACAATAAACATGCTTGATCAGTGTCACAACCTTTTCTAGTACAACTTACTTCAACTGCTGTGGCTAATTGGTCAACTATGCCAGGGATTACTGCTTTAAGTTGTTCATTGCTCATTGTTTGAAGGCTTGCAGCAATATCATTTTGCCCAATGTCAAATGTATAAAGAGCCTTTGAGAAGTCCTCTGGTCTTGGGAGATTTCTTCTGCTGGAGTGTTTCTTGGCTGCATATCatgaacaaacaaaataaaggaGATGAAAaatagcagaaaaaaaaaaagaaaaaaaaaaggcaatttcTTTTCAGTTGAGGCTTGATGTTACCATGCTTGTAGAGATTGCTGGTGCGTGACTTGAACTGGTCAAATTGCACAATCTGGATATCAAGAGAGAATGGGCTTTCCCCAGTCACAAAGAAAGATGTATTAAACCGCCTAATCCTAGCTCCTCCTGTGGCAAAATTTGCACCATGCCTATAACTTGTTCCAATTGAATCTAGGTAAGCACTCAAGTATGGCAATCTAAGGTGCTTGGCTGCATAAAAACATGACAATCTTATTTAAGAACTCTACGAACTTTGACAGGTATATGCTTGCTGGAAACAGGACAAGTTGATATGCATATTACCAATAAAATCTATTATAAGACGACCATCAGAACCTCTTCCAGCCGGCTGATGGAAAAAAGTCTCTCCAGACGGTGGCCCTGCTGGGTAAAATGCTGCTGAATTCCCACCGGTATCCGAATTCGAGTCGCCGAAGTTGTAGATTGCCGGAAAATTACAGGGTGATGAGCCCATCATTTCTTCACCCAACACACTCAAAACCCATGAAACTAATATCCCAGCAGCAAAAAAACTCACAACCCTCATTCTCACAGCACCAAAACTGTGACTCATGCGCTGGACAATTAAGTTTCCCTTATTTTTATAGGCTCACAGCTGCTTAGTCAAAGACAGATAtctttataatataaaatatgtattcATGAGAATCATGTGCTTTCCTAGcaagtggaaaaaaaaagatgaaggaaTCTTCTGCCATCGATC
This window of the Corylus avellana chromosome ca5, CavTom2PMs-1.0 genome carries:
- the LOC132182737 gene encoding GDSL esterase/lipase At5g14450-like, which gives rise to MRVVSFFAAGILVSWVLSVLGEEMMGSSPCNFPAIYNFGDSNSDTGGNSAAFYPAGPPSGETFFHQPAGRGSDGRLIIDFIAKHLRLPYLSAYLDSIGTSYRHGANFATGGARIRRFNTSFFVTGESPFSLDIQIVQFDQFKSRTSNLYKHAKKHSSRRNLPRPEDFSKALYTFDIGQNDIAASLQTMSNEQLKAVIPGIVDQLATAVEHLYQNGARTFWIHNTGPIGCLPVTQHHYHRPMPGILDQHGCVIAQNDMAKEFNRKLKSAVIKLREQLPDAAFTYVDVFAAKYKLIGNAKKQGFVDARNICCGYHEDDSHVYCGNKAKINGSEVYAGSCEDPSLYISWDGVHYTEAANHWIANHIVNGSFSDPPVPITHACHKGQSV
- the LOC132182908 gene encoding GDSL esterase/lipase At5g14450-like; protein product: MSASWAELRMEVRRVLVNGFLVFCVLGAGGEVLKGSTTCEFPAIYNFGDSNSDTGGISAAFEPIRAPYGEGFFHKLAGRDSDGRLLIDFIAEHLRLPYLSAYLNSLATNYRHGANFATGGSTIRRQNETIFEYGISPFSLDIQIVQFEQFKARTSDLYNQAKTPAERSNLPRPEDFSKALYTFDIGQNDLSVGFRKMSFDQLRSAMPDIVNQLATAVQHIYKQGGRAFWIHNTGPIGCLPVNQFYTLNPPPGFLDEHGCVKNQNVMAVEFNRQLKDRVIKLKAELPNAAITYVDVYAAKYGLISNAKSEGFADPLKVCCGYHVNYSHVWCGTKAIINGIEVYGASCGNPSQYISWDGVHYSQAASQWFANHILNGSLSDPPIPITQACQRR